A genomic segment from Amygdalobacter nucleatus encodes:
- the rbfA gene encoding 30S ribosome-binding factor RbfA: MANLIRQKRVGDEIRRILATACQNGTLRNLPVLTTCVAVEMNRDLTYARCYMTIPGSEAVKQASLQRLEKLKGFLRHEIMQQISLRQAPDLRFYLDTSLEYGMQIDAKLAEIAEERALRRETAATENAEAETETEAETVEALATDVTEQNA; the protein is encoded by the coding sequence TTGGCAAATTTAATCAGACAGAAACGCGTTGGCGATGAAATTCGGCGAATTTTAGCTACCGCTTGTCAGAATGGTACTTTACGTAATCTGCCGGTTTTGACGACCTGCGTGGCGGTAGAGATGAATCGTGACTTAACTTATGCTCGTTGCTATATGACAATTCCAGGCTCGGAAGCAGTGAAACAAGCCAGCTTGCAACGTTTGGAGAAATTAAAAGGCTTTTTGCGCCATGAAATAATGCAGCAAATTAGTCTGAGACAGGCGCCAGACTTGCGCTTCTATTTGGATACATCTTTGGAGTATGGTATGCAAATTGATGCTAAATTAGCTGAAATTGCCGAAGAACGTGCTTTGCGTAGAGAAACAGCCGCCACTGAAAATGCTGAAGCTGAGACAGAAACAGAAGCTGAAACGGTTGAAGCACTTGCTACTGACGTGACTGAGCAAAATGCGTAA
- a CDS encoding DHH family phosphoesterase: MEIQSELNLQFRHNTKTLAALLLALAQAKNEATKLYILPHHRADGDAIGSAFGLNIACQKLGLKSEVLLAEPVPPMYAYLSLPDYAVLDTEAKAAQFVDKLTQEQAYVCLIDNSAPETRLGVRFALWQACQEERRLIIDHHVSDIPAGERYDIAANEIACSGMVAELIILLEKQSGQSLLDANLANCLMTGIITDSGQLSYAATSAQTYLLMAILKQHGADQELINRVHYHTMSVAKLKMIALAFSQTEFSYDNTCLVSHLTAEQIQQAQAGEVDLDGISSMLREVRSVKVAVLLRSTLKGNVLGSIRSTEAINCQNIAKQLGGGGHERASGFTIYNVTLEEAKAHFLSACKTELESEDAE; encoded by the coding sequence ATGGAGATACAGTCAGAACTAAATTTGCAGTTTAGACATAATACGAAGACTTTGGCCGCACTTTTGTTAGCCTTGGCCCAGGCGAAAAACGAGGCTACAAAATTGTACATTTTGCCGCATCATCGTGCTGATGGGGATGCAATTGGTTCAGCTTTTGGCCTGAACATAGCTTGCCAAAAATTAGGTCTAAAAAGTGAGGTGCTGTTAGCAGAACCAGTGCCGCCTATGTATGCTTACTTAAGTTTACCAGATTATGCAGTTTTAGATACAGAGGCTAAAGCAGCCCAATTTGTAGATAAGCTGACGCAGGAACAAGCTTATGTTTGCTTGATTGATAATTCAGCTCCTGAAACTAGATTAGGCGTCCGTTTTGCCTTGTGGCAAGCTTGCCAAGAGGAGAGGCGCTTAATTATCGATCACCACGTTTCAGATATTCCAGCTGGTGAACGTTATGATATTGCCGCTAATGAAATTGCCTGCTCAGGTATGGTGGCTGAATTGATAATCTTATTAGAAAAGCAAAGTGGCCAAAGCTTACTAGATGCTAACTTGGCTAATTGCCTAATGACAGGCATTATTACAGACAGCGGCCAGTTAAGCTATGCGGCAACCAGTGCCCAGACTTACCTTTTGATGGCAATTTTGAAACAGCACGGGGCAGACCAGGAGCTAATTAATCGTGTGCATTATCACACAATGAGCGTGGCTAAGTTGAAGATGATAGCTTTAGCTTTCAGTCAGACTGAATTTAGCTATGACAATACTTGCTTAGTTTCCCACTTGACAGCTGAACAAATTCAGCAAGCTCAGGCTGGTGAAGTAGACTTAGATGGCATAAGCTCCATGCTTAGAGAAGTTAGAAGCGTCAAAGTGGCTGTGCTTTTGCGTTCGACTCTAAAAGGTAACGTCTTAGGCTCAATTCGTTCGACTGAGGCAATTAATTGTCAGAATATAGCTAAACAACTAGGTGGTGGCGGCCATGAAAGAGCTAGCGGCTTTACCATCTACAACGTAACTTTAGAGGAAGCTAAAGCGCACTTTTTAAGTGCTTGCAAAACAGAATTGGAAAGTGAAGATGCTGAATAA
- a CDS encoding tRNA pseudouridine synthase B codes for MLNNSIYLIYKSIGPSSFACVNQLRHSLGAEKAGHIGTLDPFAEGLLPVFVNRATRLIPYLEVASKTYRALVVLGAKSTSLDANGELVSKQELSFQAYYALLKDDAALAKAQIQQLVGVSEQEIPLYSAKKVNGKKLYEYARQNQSVEKQYKTIEVTAAKLLNFQGIISQTELAELDLAKLEQLYTERLNELKQQKAWPNPTLFPAAKARLQMKKLAKPLEQAAISAWCKFTPTLYFDIEFTVSKGTFIRALVADLGKRLGTEAYTLRLLRTKVGQFDLADAHSESEWQDLFAQTKSETERAKLGLNLQTAFSNLPNYVCNDKEHKWLLQGRTLSFYQKELAKKPEYSTEHLWKNLINLPAMSIIKQRQYVLAIYEGQVIALLSLQEMEQGLQLVPERMLFSHEDL; via the coding sequence ATGCTGAATAATTCAATATACTTGATCTATAAAAGTATCGGCCCCAGTTCCTTTGCCTGTGTCAATCAGCTAAGACATAGCTTAGGTGCAGAAAAAGCAGGTCATATTGGTACCTTAGATCCCTTTGCCGAGGGCTTATTACCCGTGTTTGTCAATCGGGCAACGCGCTTGATTCCTTATTTGGAAGTTGCTAGCAAAACTTATCGCGCCTTAGTTGTTCTAGGTGCTAAAAGCACGAGCTTGGATGCCAATGGTGAACTTGTATCTAAGCAGGAATTAAGCTTCCAAGCTTATTACGCTTTGCTAAAAGACGATGCAGCTTTAGCTAAAGCACAAATTCAGCAATTAGTAGGCGTAAGTGAACAAGAAATACCGCTTTATTCAGCTAAAAAGGTTAATGGCAAAAAGTTATATGAGTATGCCAGGCAAAATCAGTCTGTCGAAAAACAGTATAAAACGATAGAAGTGACGGCTGCCAAATTGTTGAATTTTCAAGGTATCATCAGCCAAACAGAGTTAGCAGAGCTTGATTTAGCTAAATTAGAGCAATTATATACAGAGCGCTTAAATGAATTAAAACAGCAGAAAGCCTGGCCAAATCCAACTCTATTTCCAGCGGCCAAAGCTCGATTGCAAATGAAAAAATTAGCTAAACCATTGGAGCAAGCTGCAATTTCTGCTTGGTGTAAATTTACACCAACGCTTTATTTTGATATTGAGTTTACTGTCAGTAAGGGAACTTTCATTCGCGCCTTAGTTGCAGACTTAGGCAAGCGCTTAGGGACAGAGGCTTATACGCTGCGTTTGTTGAGAACAAAAGTGGGGCAATTTGATCTAGCTGATGCACATTCAGAAAGTGAATGGCAGGATTTATTTGCGCAGACCAAAAGCGAAACTGAAAGGGCGAAGCTTGGCCTTAATTTGCAGACGGCATTTTCTAATTTGCCGAATTATGTTTGCAATGATAAAGAGCATAAGTGGTTGCTACAAGGTAGGACCTTGTCATTTTATCAAAAGGAACTAGCCAAAAAGCCAGAATATTCTACAGAACATTTATGGAAAAATCTTATAAATTTGCCTGCAATGAGTATAATTAAACAAAGGCAGTATGTGTTAGCAATTTACGAAGGACAAGTTATCGCTTTACTTAGTTTGCAGGAGATGGAACAAGGCTTACAGCTTGTACCGGAAAGGATGTTATTTAGCCATGAAGATTTATAA
- the ribF gene encoding riboflavin biosynthesis protein RibF, with the protein MKIYKLRYETGLLKLVEQYAKQVQSKDELVDNMLQQYADVFEQIDQQKAAVMTEVAEIEVAGMPEKTVIRNKADLSQFNADAIAKSFKAKDFQTAFKDAVAKAVKTTNKFQQIGELKPTPNSQARAVTIGFFDGVHRGHQELFNQLVYYASIKKLTPCCYSFDNLPKLQNEARVQTLKQRQEQIAALGVQEYIEQEFNPAFSNLTAEEFVDQILVKQLNTKLLIVGSNFRFGHERAYGIPELADLCKANDIELKVLEPLTYAGEIISTSRIKKLLLAGQVDLANALLGHNFKVRGKVKNGRGLARKFKLPTANMALDKEQIQLPYGVYVTRAIVGDVAYNAITNFGVRPTVDAKESEPTVETSLLDVSMDLYDKEIEIEFLHFQRPEKHFPSFLILTAQIQKDVLDARRYHESIEKFYRYYAKDGLQLYHLPSERFLSGNLSLLLALPLNARNASCMTLLGNILSSCNANFQTHQSFMKRLAELYGLQISANTCALGDMAILQFDLQAIFQAPDGTYTFREGTDLLFDCLLNPLRDKEHVHLLDRQTFNCEKQNLLADLAAQIDDRDNYALKMAIEELYAGTDYRFDPHGERDFVEKLTLEELSDFWLELLKTAEVMVFTAGNIGQKTLHGLKKHLDNFPKNKDRFYCLANVNPTPYRLHNNIKHVENCNFVRSRYLLFFSNLPPYTSNKVLSFQLLLSVLVGDVQSLLFRRLREELGLVYGINYDLLSYMDCFALILALNEENVPLALKETAKILDELKAGKLADDVFNNTKLLLQNELINATDSLFGLMTFQMNQLLRNAEIDQRLLLDQLVHTSKAEVISLAQNIEYRGSYHLIEGKQGHAE; encoded by the coding sequence ATGAAGATTTATAAGTTGCGTTATGAAACAGGTTTGCTGAAATTGGTTGAACAATATGCAAAACAGGTGCAAAGCAAGGATGAACTTGTGGATAACATGTTGCAGCAATATGCCGATGTATTTGAGCAAATCGATCAGCAAAAAGCTGCTGTTATGACAGAGGTAGCTGAGATTGAAGTGGCCGGCATGCCGGAGAAAACCGTCATTCGCAACAAGGCTGATTTGAGCCAATTCAATGCCGATGCTATTGCTAAGAGCTTTAAGGCTAAAGATTTTCAAACAGCTTTTAAGGACGCTGTTGCGAAAGCTGTCAAGACAACTAACAAATTTCAACAGATAGGTGAACTCAAACCAACGCCGAATAGTCAGGCCAGAGCTGTGACAATTGGCTTCTTTGATGGTGTCCATCGGGGCCACCAAGAATTGTTTAACCAGCTTGTTTATTACGCTAGCATCAAGAAATTAACGCCTTGCTGTTATAGCTTTGATAATTTGCCAAAATTACAGAATGAAGCTAGAGTGCAGACTCTCAAGCAACGGCAGGAGCAAATTGCTGCTTTAGGCGTGCAAGAATATATAGAGCAAGAATTTAATCCCGCTTTTTCTAATTTGACAGCGGAAGAATTTGTTGACCAGATTTTAGTTAAGCAATTGAATACGAAGCTGTTAATAGTTGGTAGCAACTTCCGTTTTGGGCATGAGCGAGCTTATGGTATTCCTGAACTTGCAGATTTGTGTAAGGCTAATGATATTGAGCTAAAGGTGCTTGAACCTTTAACTTATGCTGGCGAGATAATTTCAACTAGCCGCATCAAAAAGTTACTTTTGGCGGGACAGGTTGATTTGGCGAATGCTTTGCTTGGCCATAATTTCAAAGTTAGAGGCAAGGTGAAGAATGGTCGGGGCTTAGCGCGCAAATTCAAATTGCCAACTGCCAATATGGCCTTAGATAAGGAACAAATCCAGTTGCCTTATGGTGTCTATGTTACACGGGCAATCGTGGGTGATGTTGCTTACAATGCTATTACCAATTTTGGCGTTAGACCAACAGTTGATGCAAAAGAGAGCGAACCAACGGTTGAAACTTCTTTGCTTGATGTCAGCATGGATCTTTATGACAAAGAGATTGAAATTGAATTCTTGCATTTTCAGCGGCCTGAGAAGCATTTCCCATCCTTCTTGATTTTGACAGCGCAGATTCAAAAAGATGTACTTGATGCTAGGCGTTATCATGAGAGTATAGAGAAATTTTATCGTTATTATGCCAAAGACGGCTTGCAGCTTTATCACTTGCCAAGTGAGCGTTTCCTATCTGGCAATCTTAGCTTGCTTTTGGCCTTGCCGTTAAATGCGCGTAATGCCAGCTGTATGACTTTGCTTGGCAATATCTTGAGTTCCTGTAATGCTAATTTCCAAACGCATCAATCGTTCATGAAGCGTTTGGCCGAGCTTTACGGTTTGCAAATTTCCGCCAATACCTGTGCTTTAGGTGATATGGCAATTTTGCAATTCGATTTACAAGCAATTTTCCAAGCACCAGATGGCACTTATACATTCCGCGAGGGCACCGATTTATTGTTTGACTGCCTATTAAATCCATTACGGGACAAAGAGCATGTGCATCTTTTGGATCGCCAGACTTTCAATTGCGAAAAACAAAATCTTTTGGCAGATTTGGCTGCCCAGATTGATGATCGTGACAATTATGCGTTAAAAATGGCCATCGAGGAACTTTATGCCGGGACTGATTATCGCTTTGATCCACATGGTGAGCGTGACTTCGTTGAAAAATTAACGTTAGAAGAACTCAGTGATTTTTGGCTGGAGTTATTGAAAACAGCTGAAGTTATGGTCTTTACCGCAGGTAACATTGGCCAAAAGACGCTGCATGGCTTAAAAAAGCATTTGGATAATTTCCCTAAAAACAAAGATCGCTTCTATTGCTTAGCCAACGTCAATCCAACGCCATATCGCTTGCACAATAACATTAAACACGTAGAAAATTGTAATTTTGTGAGGAGCCGCTACTTACTGTTCTTTAGTAATTTGCCTCCTTACACAAGTAATAAAGTTTTGAGCTTTCAACTTCTATTGAGCGTTTTGGTGGGTGATGTGCAATCGTTATTATTCAGGCGCTTACGTGAGGAGTTAGGCTTAGTTTACGGCATCAATTATGACCTCTTAAGCTATATGGATTGCTTTGCACTGATTTTAGCTTTGAACGAGGAAAATGTACCACTTGCACTCAAAGAAACGGCCAAGATCCTTGATGAGCTGAAAGCGGGCAAATTGGCTGATGATGTCTTTAACAACACGAAGCTATTGCTACAAAATGAGCTTATAAATGCGACAGACTCACTATTTGGTTTGATGACTTTCCAGATGAATCAGCTTTTGCGCAATGCTGAGATTGATCAAAGGCTTTTGTTGGATCAACTTGTCCATACGAGTAAGGCGGAAGTTATTAGCTTAGCCCAAAATATAGAATATCGCGGTTCTTATCATTTAATTGAAGGGAAACAAGGTCATGCAGAATGA
- the yfmH gene encoding EF-P 5-aminopentanol modification-associated protein YfmH has translation MIKRERQESFTRTKQHIYEHYSGLTISFVPKPGFKRKFVSIALPVGSDHQNFYSKDQHHMSLPAGTAHFMEHCVFKHGPNFNFDDKMASLGINANAYTTNDHTLYFFSCIDNLDAGLEIFLDALLHPDLSEARIDKERNIILSELEMYQDDVVSAASEQLLHDLFVNHPVRNDIVGTRESLAEIKLEHLEQLHHSFYQPSNMKISVVGDVSEEQTIDTIFKVIDSVPGLENHHRTLTTKVSEPARVCHSFSESKMQIAHPFFSFGIKDPDVNSKSNLEGRDLVGYDIGLSLLFDLLIGESSEIYNELFADGLIDESFYHEFKVSGDYAYWLCASYSKDPELAVKRIYQALKIAISERRLQPNDFALKVKAEMGAFLLSLDSISLSGYKMAELLLRNLDLFDELSIYNNLVLDDLWKQAEFVLDTSLQALHIVRPEQGQIE, from the coding sequence ATGATAAAGCGTGAGCGTCAGGAAAGCTTTACGCGCACCAAACAACATATTTACGAACATTATTCAGGCCTGACAATCAGCTTTGTGCCTAAGCCAGGTTTCAAGCGTAAGTTTGTTTCAATTGCTTTGCCAGTTGGTTCTGATCACCAGAACTTTTACAGCAAAGATCAGCATCATATGAGCTTGCCAGCGGGAACGGCGCATTTTATGGAGCATTGCGTTTTTAAGCATGGGCCTAATTTTAATTTTGACGACAAGATGGCCAGCTTGGGTATCAACGCTAACGCCTATACAACCAATGATCATACGCTTTATTTTTTCTCTTGCATTGATAATTTAGATGCTGGCTTGGAGATTTTTCTAGATGCTTTATTGCACCCGGATCTGAGCGAAGCAAGAATTGACAAGGAACGAAATATTATTTTGTCTGAGTTAGAGATGTATCAGGACGATGTTGTGAGCGCAGCTTCTGAGCAACTTCTGCATGACTTATTTGTCAATCACCCAGTTAGAAATGATATTGTGGGAACGAGAGAATCGCTGGCTGAAATCAAGCTAGAGCATTTGGAACAATTGCATCACAGCTTCTATCAGCCTAGCAATATGAAAATTTCAGTGGTGGGTGATGTTTCAGAGGAGCAGACGATAGATACGATTTTCAAAGTGATCGATTCTGTGCCTGGTTTGGAGAATCACCATCGTACTTTGACAACTAAGGTGAGTGAGCCAGCTAGAGTTTGTCATAGCTTTTCTGAGTCTAAGATGCAAATTGCCCATCCTTTCTTCAGCTTTGGCATTAAAGACCCTGATGTTAATTCCAAGAGCAATCTTGAGGGCAGGGACTTAGTTGGCTATGATATTGGCTTAAGCTTGCTGTTTGATTTGTTGATAGGTGAAAGTTCCGAAATATACAATGAACTGTTTGCGGATGGCTTGATTGATGAGAGTTTCTATCATGAGTTCAAAGTGAGCGGTGATTATGCCTACTGGCTTTGTGCTAGCTATTCCAAAGATCCAGAACTAGCTGTTAAACGTATCTATCAAGCTTTGAAGATAGCTATCTCGGAGCGCCGCTTACAGCCTAATGATTTTGCGCTGAAAGTAAAAGCTGAGATGGGCGCTTTCCTTTTGTCTTTGGATAGCATCAGTCTGAGTGGCTATAAGATGGCTGAATTATTGTTACGCAATTTGGACCTCTTTGATGAGCTATCTATTTACAATAATTTGGTGCTTGATGATTTGTGGAAACAGGCTGAATTTGTTTTGGATACAAGCTTGCAGGCTTTACATATTGTTCGGCCTGAACAAGGGCAGATTGAGTAG
- the lgt gene encoding prolipoprotein diacylglyceryl transferase, protein MTNFQVSFPKLGIYDLPIQREIVNIFGFSIYWYGVIAAIALATVMFLAFRRSSKFGFSQDDLTDYFMFLIPGSLVGARLYYIAFSFDSFRQNLWSILDIRSGGLAFYGGVISGCLTLYFVSLYKKQNYCCLLGLLAPYLALGQGIARIANFFNQEAFGTNTNLPWGMISNGTREYLAALNMPNLDPTLPVHPTFLYELIGNVLIFALIVFVQNKLLEQQNGIYRAKEAGVSMALYCLLYGALRFFVEGIRTDSLYIGQTNLRVSQLVSLLMVLAGLIYALYYLHARRKEMN, encoded by the coding sequence ATGACGAATTTTCAAGTGAGCTTTCCTAAATTAGGTATCTACGACCTGCCAATTCAACGTGAGATAGTTAATATTTTTGGTTTTTCAATTTACTGGTATGGTGTGATTGCTGCTATTGCCTTAGCGACAGTTATGTTCTTAGCTTTTCGCCGCTCTAGCAAATTTGGTTTTAGCCAAGATGATTTGACTGATTATTTTATGTTCTTGATTCCAGGCAGCTTGGTGGGCGCTCGGCTTTATTATATTGCTTTTAGCTTTGATAGCTTTAGACAGAATCTCTGGTCGATTTTGGATATTCGTTCAGGTGGCTTAGCGTTTTATGGTGGTGTTATAAGCGGCTGCTTAACTTTGTACTTTGTCAGCTTGTATAAGAAGCAAAATTATTGCTGTTTACTTGGCTTATTAGCACCATATTTGGCTTTGGGCCAGGGTATTGCAAGAATTGCGAACTTCTTTAACCAAGAGGCTTTTGGCACTAATACTAATTTACCTTGGGGCATGATTTCAAATGGCACGAGAGAATATTTGGCCGCTTTGAATATGCCTAACCTAGATCCTACCTTGCCCGTGCATCCGACTTTTTTGTATGAACTTATCGGCAATGTGCTTATTTTTGCTTTGATTGTCTTTGTTCAGAATAAATTACTCGAACAGCAAAATGGTATTTACAGAGCAAAAGAAGCTGGCGTAAGCATGGCTTTGTATTGCTTACTTTATGGTGCTTTACGCTTCTTTGTTGAAGGCATTAGAACCGATTCTTTGTATATTGGTCAGACTAATTTGCGTGTATCACAGCTTGTATCGTTGCTTATGGTTTTAGCTGGTTTAATTTATGCTCTTTACTATTTACACGCAAGACGGAAAGAGATGAACTAG
- the rsmH gene encoding 16S rRNA (cytosine(1402)-N(4))-methyltransferase RsmH, with the protein MENSSKQLHIPVLLHEVLANLPQNFTGPVLDVTLGYAGHSSALANLLPDNAELVGMDKDINALTFAKAKLSGLATKKQLNLRFYQHDFKYLANWQKTQGNWQAQFILADIGVSSPQIDDAERGFSYRLPGPLDMRMDQSKGESAATVLARLNERELSNLIYTYGEERYSRRIAKAIIAYRAKQAISDTQTLAKIVRDAMPKQALKEKQDPARRTFQALRIYVNDELSALSQFLEAALPLLLPDGRLAVISFHSLEDRIVKQQFQTWANPCKCLKDLPCCCGLKPLGKIVTKKALVATELECAKNPRSHSAKLRIFEKF; encoded by the coding sequence ATGGAAAATAGCAGTAAACAGCTCCATATTCCTGTACTGTTGCATGAAGTTTTAGCTAATCTTCCTCAAAATTTTACAGGGCCTGTGCTTGATGTAACTTTAGGTTATGCCGGGCATAGCTCAGCTTTAGCCAATTTGCTGCCAGATAATGCCGAACTTGTAGGCATGGATAAAGATATTAATGCTTTGACTTTTGCCAAAGCTAAGTTAAGTGGGCTTGCGACCAAGAAGCAGCTTAATTTGCGCTTTTATCAGCACGACTTCAAATATTTAGCCAATTGGCAGAAAACGCAGGGCAATTGGCAGGCACAATTCATTTTGGCCGACATAGGTGTGTCTTCGCCGCAGATAGACGATGCAGAACGCGGCTTTTCCTATCGTTTGCCAGGCCCACTTGATATGCGCATGGATCAAAGCAAAGGTGAGAGTGCAGCTACGGTGTTAGCCCGCTTGAATGAGCGTGAATTAAGTAATCTCATCTATACTTATGGTGAAGAAAGGTATAGCCGGAGAATTGCCAAAGCCATTATTGCTTACCGTGCTAAGCAAGCTATTTCTGATACTCAGACTTTGGCCAAGATAGTTAGAGATGCCATGCCTAAGCAGGCACTCAAGGAGAAACAAGATCCAGCTAGACGGACTTTTCAGGCCTTAAGGATATATGTCAATGATGAACTTTCAGCTTTAAGTCAATTCTTAGAAGCTGCCTTACCGTTGCTTTTACCAGACGGACGTTTGGCGGTTATCAGTTTCCATTCTTTGGAAGATAGAATTGTGAAACAGCAATTTCAGACCTGGGCTAATCCATGTAAGTGCTTGAAAGATCTACCTTGCTGTTGTGGCCTAAAACCACTAGGCAAAATTGTGACTAAAAAAGCGTTGGTGGCAACAGAGCTAGAATGTGCGAAAAATCCTCGCTCTCATTCAGCTAAATTGAGAATATTTGAAAAATTTTAA